ACAGGTAGCCTTCCTTGGTTTTGatataactctctctctctctctctctctctctcatctaaTAACATCTAAGTATTAACAGTTCTGTTTCTTATATTAATAGCTTTATGgcatatagatttttttatgctttgaaAAAATGAGTTGAAAATTTCAGCTTCCAAAGACTGCACTCTCGTTCTGATGTATTCTGGAACAGTTTGTCAAATACATAGAGTGAATATGAAGATTGAATGCCATTTTTCTTTGGGGATTTGTCTTATGCTATCAATATTATATTGTACAATACATATTGAAATCTAATTGCACCACGAACATTTATCTTTTGTAAAGTTCATATGAAATTTTAGTGTTCATCATCGTGaacatgatgttcaattttttttttcaataaaagttttattatctatcaaaaaaaaagttcatatgAAATTTTCCCATGTACATATTTGATTCAGACTAGATGTTTGATATCGTTGCAGGCTCTTCTTTCTGGATGCTCAGCTGGAGGCTTGGCAACTCTTATACATTGTGATAACTTTCGAGAACTTCTGCCAAAGGATACAACTGTCAAGTGTCTTGCTGACGCAGGTTTTTTCCTTGATGAGTATGTTTTGGTGTACACATTATAGTTTTATGCACTGATATTTTTCTCTAATCTGTTATATGAGGTTTTTCTGTTAATTTTGGAGTCCTTTAATACCTTATTTTCtgatcaaatatatatttttataggtTTGTATAAAATCTCTTCTAATTACACATTTTATACACATTTGCGGAAGTAGCATGATATATGCTGTCAAGTTAAATTGGTCAAGAAGGAAGCCGTAACATGATGTAATGAGCGTTTagacaattatatatatatatatatatatagacactcACCCACCTAGGATTTGTGATGGGGTGACAAGCTACAGCAGGAATTTTGAAACTCATCCATGCCCAGATTTAGCAGCTAGATCTTGTGTCACTTGTATTGTGCTATTTTACTAACCTTTCTGCTTAAggtttaaaagaaaattgagcCACTTTGTCTTTTCCTCATTTCAGGAAGGATATTCTTGGAAATCAAACCATGAGATCTTTCTATAATGATGTTGTCCACTTGCAGGTTGTACTCTGCTCTTTATCAATACTAAATGATTTGTATTAACTTACTTATTACTAGTGGTCAAACAACATGATTCATAGGATCCAGCATATTGTGGATTGATGGATGAAACAAATAAAGGAGGTGctattttgatttatttgatGTGTCATGTATGACATAGATCTTCAGCTATAATGAATTTTACTTGATCTGCATAGTCCCCTTTTGATTAGGAAATCTTTGCAGACTCTATATGAGCAGTATGTTTGTGATAGTGACAGGCTACACATTTTTAGATTCCCATTCCCAGTTGGCCTTAACTATCTTcttacttttcattaaaaatttttttttaataaacaaataaaataaacaaaaaggaagaaggaaatcAAAAGTTTCCCTTTTTGAAATGTTAGTATCTCGTGCTTATCTGTCATCAGGGTGTCGCGAAAAGTTTACACAAGGATTGTGTTGTGAGAATGGAACCATCTAAGGCAggttttgttttcctttcatTAGATGTTATCAATGATCGATTTTTATATTCAGTTTTCACTCTGCTGCTCAATCATGATCTCTAACTAGCTGTCTCTCTCATTTGACATGAATGGAAACGGCAGTGTCTCTTCCCTcgagaaattattaaaaacataaagaccGCAGTGTTCCTTGTCAACCCAGCTTATGACATTTGGCAGGTTACTTTTTCCTTAATAACATGCTACATTTGCTGTTTTTCCAGATTGTGACACTCCCATGCATATCTTTTGATACTAATTTGATCATTACCATCTCTAGATTCAAAATATCTTGATACCAGATGCATCAGATCCTCATGGCGACTGGCGGAATTGCAGACTAAACATTCATGATTGTAATCCTAGTCAGATTGGCATACTACATGGTAATTGATATATATCTTGGAACCATTTATCAAAAAGGATCTTGGAACCAATGTATAGTGTGAAAGTCAGCTAAATCACATTCATATAACTAATGTTGGAGTACGATATATGTGCCATAGAGGCAGGTAGTTCTAATTCCCTGTTTTTAAGGGTTATTATTCAATGATTTCGTGGTTGAAAATTGGCTAATGTTTTTAGATGTTAATTCTGtagcattttttcttttgggtgtTCCTTGGTATACTTCCTGTGTACTTTGATTGCACTCCTTTTGCTCATTTAATTGAATTtactttactttaaaaaaatgctCATGTTGCTGATCATGAGCtggtatattttatttatttatttattttggataagtTATGAACCTGAATGTTTTTACATTTCAAAGGTAATCATTGGTTTTTCCTGGCTCCTCTTATTAGTTCATTCTGAACCAGAAAATTCTCAGGATCTATGTGAGACTTTACTGGTAAATTTACCCATATGGAAACAGAACTTTTGTTTCTCCACTTACAGCAGTTTTTGTTAGATTATTGGTTTATCATATTAATATTAGTAATATGACCATTTCTGGTCAAATACTGGATGACAGTTTCATAACAGATTATTGCTATCAGATCCTATTGCCTCTTATCATTTGGCAGAGAGCAACCTGAGCAGTAGTCTTATGTTTGGATGTGATCTGTTAGAGTGCCACACTGACCAGATTGACTTATTAACTTACTATATACATACAGGTTTCCGCAATTCTCTGCTCAGGGCACTAGGTGAATTCCAGAAAATCAAGGAAGGGGGAATGTTTATAAATTCTTGCTTTGTTCATTGCCAGACATGGATGGCTGAAACATGGCATTCGGCCAAATCTCCAAGAATTAACAACAGGGTAGGGAAATTTTTATTATCTGAAATGTATTGCAGAGATGGGTctgggtttttggtttattagaAGCTTGGTTTATTTCCGATGTCACTGGGTCACCATTCAAGATGTTTTACATGATTAATCTGTAATAAACCAAGCTTCTAATAAACTGAAAACCTCACCCCATCTCCACAATGTAACACTCAAGCTTTCGTTTTctgtaaattaaaaataaaaaaataaaaactattgaaAGTTCTGTTTCATATTGGAGGTTATTTTTATATGCTCATGTCCACATCAGTGCATGGATGTGATTATGATGTACATACTTGAGTCTGTAATGCAATGGCTTGAAATATGCCTTTCCCTGCCATCACTGTTCATGGACTTTGTGACTGAAATTGGAATACTTCAATTTCATTCTCAAGGAGTCCATGCACTTGTTAACTTCAATTTGGTTCTCAAGAAGTCCATTCACCAGTAAACTAGTCCCATTTAGTTGATGATTTATGTTACAAAAAAAGCATTATGTTTATAATGGCTCCATCAAATGGTtcatgtaataatattttactcTCCACAGAGTTGAACTGTACTGTTTGGTGCTTTGGACATCTGAACTTAGCATCATAACCTGCTTTGTAATTGGATTTTTACCATCTTTCCTTATGAACTTAATTATCTGTTTGCTTTTGGATTTTACTGCTCTTGAACAGACAATTGCAGAGTCTGTTGGTGATTGGTTCTTCGATCGAAAAGCAGTGAAGCAAATTGATTGCCCTTATCCATGCAATCCCACCTGCTATCATTTGG
The DNA window shown above is from Quercus lobata isolate SW786 chromosome 7, ValleyOak3.0 Primary Assembly, whole genome shotgun sequence and carries:
- the LOC115953090 gene encoding pectin acetylesterase 5-like: MANSRLRGLTWWRKWAKKDWAITAVGFSLIVFLFTLISDSWSRRDDSNLNNPFDHTHDLVDLTLVRNAKNKGAFCLDGSLPGYHFQKGFGSGSNNWLLHVEGGGWCNTVSSCSSRKFTRLGSSKYMESQVPFSGILSRDPSQNPDFFNWNKVKIRYCDGASFASHPESEPKNGEKLFFRGQLIWEALMDELLSIGLSNAKQALLSGCSAGGLATLIHCDNFRELLPKDTTVKCLADAGFFLDEKDILGNQTMRSFYNDVVHLQGVAKSLHKDCVVRMEPSKCLFPREIIKNIKTAVFLVNPAYDIWQIQNILIPDASDPHGDWRNCRLNIHDCNPSQIGILHGFRNSLLRALGEFQKIKEGGMFINSCFVHCQTWMAETWHSAKSPRINNRTIAESVGDWFFDRKAVKQIDCPYPCNPTCYHLDFSRG